Proteins encoded by one window of Heliangelus exortis chromosome 5, bHelExo1.hap1, whole genome shotgun sequence:
- the VCPKMT gene encoding protein N-lysine methyltransferase METTL21D: protein MAGFVRELERRGGPALRLEQRGSGGVGCVVWDAALVLAKFLETGACPLARRDVLELGAGTGAVGIMAATLGANVTVTDLEELQELLRVNIENNKHLVTGSVRAKVLKWGEDVTEFQPPPDYILMADCIYYEESLEPLLKTLKDLTGPNTCILCCYEQRTVGKNPEIERKYFELLQVDFELEKIPLDKHDEEYRSEDIQILNIHRKQRNFPS, encoded by the exons ATGGCGGGGTTCGTGCGGGAGCTGGAGCGGCGGGGCGGGCCGGCTCTGCGGCTGGAGCAGCGGGGATCCGGCGGGGTGGGCTGCGTGGTGTGGGACGCGGCTTTGGTGCTTGCTAAATTTCTGGAAACCGGCGCTTGTCCCCTCGCCCGCCGAGACGTCCTGGAGCTGGGCGCTGGCACCGGTGCCGTGGGTATCATGGCGGCCACGCTGGG GGCCAACGTGACGGTCACCgacctggaggagctgcaggagctgctgagggtgaATATCGAGAACAACAAACACCTGGTGACAGGGTCAGTCCGAGCCAAGGTACTGAAATG gGGTGAAGATGTAACAGAATTTCAGCCTCCCCCTGATTACATACTGATGGCTGATTGCATTTACTACGAGGAG TCATTAGAACCATTGCTGAAGACACTGAAGGATCTTACTGGCCCCAATACTTGCATCTTGTGCTGTTATGAACAGAGGACTGTGGGGAAGAATCCTGAAATTGAGAGAAAATACTTTGAG CTGCTTCAAGTGGACTTTGAGCTGGAAAAAATTCCCCTGGATAAGCACGACGAGGAGTATCGCAGTGAAGACATCCAGATCCTGAATATCCACAGGAAGCAGAGG AATTTTCCATCGTGA